A stretch of the Pseudorasbora parva isolate DD20220531a chromosome 13, ASM2467924v1, whole genome shotgun sequence genome encodes the following:
- the mpeg1.2 gene encoding macrophage expressed 1, tandem duplicate 2, translating to MKLLCIVLMTFVVVCKSNAFIRPSNGLRECRINSTLTALEVLPGGGWDNLRNIDMGRVMNLSYLQCQTTEDGLYLIPDEVFVIPRKTSGVETHSETIMSWLEQKSATSGSINADISFPPLLNGKFSEENTRMKTHQVRGNSVTTRVQVRNHLYTVNAYPDFTLDSRFAEQIVEIADAVENNQTRQANYLSEKLILDYGTHVITSIDAGATLVQEDYIKRSYVSNSELDKSSVSASAGLNFFNKVNFNFGSKSTEETSDTLKYQQNITYSLVQSHGGALFYQGITLQKWQESTQNNLVAIDRSGMPLHYFLNPSTFPDLPVPTLHKLALSVQKAAERYYNINTIPGCVDQNSPNFNFQANVNDKSCEGPVTNLTFGGVYQKCTPMLADGNVICDELAQKNPNTGDYSCHQPYASSLLHSETVDQSYNKYECHKKCHSCWVFFDCCEHVCGNAYYVRSAKIDTYWCSTNQAVPQYSGYLFGGLFGPSLQNPLTKSHDCPPNYFAQVFLTNGMMICLSNDYEAGTISSVPFGGFFSCQSGNPLARGEYRCPPQYSQHIATISDGCQVLYCVQSGEFTGGQLKPIRLPPFTKPPLVNIMATNTVAVMSEGDRAWLRVGATKKWRLAKLGEVNQMAGMFNASSTRMSGGEKAGVACGVMTLLAPALAGIVLFMKRRRRFSHFRSSRGYEEIHNEGQNVVEIEREQNTNENPSQALLA from the exons ATGAAGCTATTATGTATTGTACTGATGACTTTCGTCGTTGTCTGCAAGTCTAATGCGTTTATCCGACCCAGTAATGGCCTCCGCGAATGTCGCATAAACTCAACATTAACCGCACTAGAGGTGCTCCCAGGTGGAGGGTGGGATAACCTGCGCAACATAGACATGGGACGGGTGATGAACTTGAGCTATTTACAGTGCCAGACCACAGAGGATGGACTTTATCTCATCCCAGATGAAGTCTTTGTTATTCCAAGGAAAACAAGCGGAGTGGAAACTCACTCTGAGACCATAATGTCATGGCTGGAACAGAAAAGCGCCACATCAGGATCCATCAATGCAGATATTTCCTTCCCTCCTTTACTAAACGGAAAATTCTCTGAAGAAAATACGCGCATGAAAACACATCAAGTGAGAGGCAATTCTGTAACGACACGAGTTCAA GTACGCAACCATCTCTACACTGTTAATGCATATCCTGACTTTACTCTGGACTCCCGCTTTGCTGAGCAGATAGTGGAAATCGCAGATGCTGTGGAGAACAATCAAACGCGTCAAGCAAATTATCTGTCAGAGAAACTCATACTTGATTATGGTAcccatgtcatcacaagcattgACGCTGGTGCTACTTTGGTCCAAGAGGACTATATAAAAAGGTCTTATGTCTCTAACAGTGAGTTAGACAAGTCTTCTGTCTCTGCATCAGCAGGCTTGAATTTTTTTAACAAGGTTAACTTTAACTTTGGTAGCAAGTCAACCGAGGAAACCTCTGACACCCTCAAGTACCagcaaaacattacatattCTCTAGTTCAGAGCCACGGTGGGGCTTTATTCTACCAAGGCATCACTCTGCAGAAGTGGCAAGAGAGCACCCAAAATAACCTTGTGGCTATTGACCGTTCTGGTATGCCACTGCACTATTTCCTCAATCCATCCACATTTCCTGATCTTCCAGTTCCAACTTTACACAAACTGGCATTGTCAGTCCAAAAGGCTGCAGAGCGGTACTACAACATAAACACCATTCCAGGATGTGTGGATCAAAATTCCCCAAACTTTAACTTTCAGGCCAATGTAAATGACAAATCCTGTGAAGGTCCAGTCACCAATTTGACCTTTGGTGGAGTTTACCAAAAATGCACTCCAATGTTGGCAGATGGAAATGTCATCTGCGACGAGCTCGCGCAAAAAAATCCAAATACTGGCGACTATTCTTGCCACCAACCATACGCTTCCTCTTTGTTACACTCAGAGACAGTAGACCAGAGTTACAATAAATACGAGTGCCATAAGAAATGTCATTCATGCTGGGTATTTTTCGATTGCTGTGAACATGTATGTGGAAATGCTTACTATGTCCGTAGTGCAAAAATTGACACTTACTGGTGCTCCACCAATCAGGCAGTCCCCCAATACTCTGGATACCTCTTTGGGGGTCTATTCGGACCATCTTTACAAAACCCATTGACCAAATCTCATGACTGTCCTCCAAATTACTTTGCACAAGTATTTTTGACTAATGGCATGATGATTTGTTTGAGCAATGACTATGAGGCAGGAACAATATCTTCTGTGCCTTTTGGGGGTTTCTTTAGCTGTCAATCTGGCAACCCTCTTGCAAGGGGTGAATACCGTTGTCCACCTCAGTACAGCCAACACATTGCTACCATTAGTGATGGCTGTCAGGTATTGTACTGTGTCCAATCAGGCGAATTTACTGGTGGCCAGTTAAAACCTATTCGCCTCCCACCATTTACAAAACCACCTCTGGTCAACATAATGGCAACAAACACTGTAGCTGTGATGAGCGAAGGTGATCGGGCCTGGCTGAGGGTTGGAGCAACCAAAAAATGGAGACTAGCAAAGCTCGGTGAAGTCAATCAAATGGCCGGAATGTTCAATGCGTCATCTACCCGGATGTCAGGAGGTGAAAAGGCTGGTGTGGCCTGTGGCGTAATGACTTTGCTCGCT ccggccctggcAGGAATTGTCCTCTTCATGAAACGGAGAAGGAGGTTTTCTCATTTCAGGTCAAGCAGGGGGTATGAAGAGATTCACAATGAAGGACAAAATGTTGTAGAGATTGAGAGAGAGCAGAATACAAATGAAAACCCCTCTCAAGCTCTGTTAGCTTAG